A genomic stretch from Sphingobacterium sp. ML3W includes:
- a CDS encoding TonB-dependent receptor — protein sequence MKRSILFIVSILLFFTAFGQKADRISGKIMVDQSVVAKDAIVRLLNTSYQGRTNAAGEFYLDHVPPGDYILQVSLNDIELLRENIHVDNQTTVLPTIYGTKNNYYLDGVTVYGYRRNKFLERDSSKVAKVQLGYMENPQSYSNVNKELMKEQLTTDLSEAVKNVVGMVKVQGSPGRGSDGAIYYNLRGFPTKIGLVDGLPANTNGEIDPADVERIEVIKGPSGTLYGGAATSFGGLVNLVTKKPKDYYGGQVSYLFGSYNLNRLTADVFGPITSNRKTLFRLNTAYQYQNGFRDSEFRKSFFAAPTFSYEVNDRLTFNLGAQIYNYEGTNTPIIFLTRRRQFIAKRPAELGFDWNRSYSNNDITLKAPSINIKGEVNYKISDNWTSQTLISRNFRKTEGMYQYQFIRGEESDALLERNVQWQNTEGSSTSIQQNFNGSFQIGNVKNKILIGLDYLNQTLRNNNSSIIVFDTINALDLEKGYKSISNQLVTQKIQLSTKPLLRNYSSSNIYGAYISDVLSLTDRLTTIVSLRLDHYNSRGQLNLNTNVREANFKQTALSPKFGVVYQVLKDKLSAYGNYMNSFSYVPPADNELSQYPNEMKPQLANQWEAGIKTNFWNNRFNFTASYYDIVVNNMTRMESIVYEGDKYNITFQDGEQRSKGVELELITNPIKGLNILTGYTYNDSRYQRADSTVEGRRPASAGPAQVFNSWVSYVLQTPRLQGLGFGFGVNHVGKQVSADNSTTGKFVFPAYTLLNASISLERDFYRFGVKMNNISNAHYFSGQGVVVAQMPRNFAAELSLKF from the coding sequence ATGAAAAGATCGATACTTTTTATCGTCTCAATCCTGCTGTTTTTCACAGCATTCGGCCAGAAAGCTGATCGTATATCCGGCAAAATCATGGTAGACCAGTCCGTAGTTGCCAAGGATGCCATTGTTCGGCTATTAAATACATCTTACCAGGGGCGGACAAACGCTGCTGGAGAATTTTATTTAGACCATGTTCCTCCAGGTGATTATATTCTACAAGTCAGTCTAAATGATATTGAGTTATTGCGGGAAAATATTCATGTTGACAACCAGACAACTGTCCTTCCAACGATTTACGGGACTAAAAACAATTACTATCTGGATGGGGTGACCGTATATGGTTACCGACGCAATAAATTCTTAGAACGCGATAGCTCAAAAGTTGCAAAGGTGCAGTTGGGCTATATGGAAAACCCACAGTCCTATTCCAATGTCAACAAAGAATTGATGAAAGAGCAGTTGACCACTGATTTGTCGGAGGCTGTTAAAAACGTTGTGGGGATGGTAAAAGTGCAAGGAAGTCCAGGCCGTGGGTCAGATGGTGCTATTTATTACAATCTGCGTGGATTCCCAACGAAAATAGGTTTGGTAGATGGCCTCCCTGCAAACACGAATGGTGAAATTGATCCTGCGGATGTGGAACGTATCGAGGTTATAAAAGGTCCTTCAGGTACTTTATATGGCGGAGCAGCGACCTCTTTCGGTGGATTGGTCAACCTCGTCACGAAGAAACCTAAGGATTACTACGGCGGCCAAGTATCTTATTTATTTGGTAGCTATAACTTAAATCGCCTTACAGCCGATGTATTCGGACCTATCACCAGCAACCGTAAGACGCTGTTTCGTTTAAATACAGCCTATCAGTACCAAAACGGTTTCCGTGATTCCGAATTTAGAAAATCATTTTTTGCTGCGCCAACGTTTAGCTATGAGGTCAATGATCGGTTAACGTTTAATCTGGGTGCGCAGATATATAATTACGAAGGAACCAATACCCCCATAATCTTTCTTACACGCAGACGCCAATTTATTGCAAAGAGACCTGCGGAACTTGGATTTGACTGGAATAGATCCTATTCAAACAATGATATTACGTTGAAAGCGCCATCCATCAATATCAAAGGTGAGGTAAATTATAAAATTTCAGATAATTGGACTTCACAGACGTTGATCTCCAGAAATTTCAGAAAAACAGAAGGTATGTACCAATACCAATTTATTCGAGGTGAGGAAAGTGACGCTTTACTCGAGAGAAATGTTCAATGGCAGAATACAGAGGGAAGCTCGACTAGTATACAACAAAATTTCAATGGAAGTTTCCAGATCGGAAATGTCAAAAACAAAATTTTGATCGGGCTAGATTACCTGAACCAGACCTTACGGAATAATAATTCATCCATTATCGTCTTCGACACGATCAACGCGCTGGATTTAGAAAAGGGCTATAAATCTATTTCCAATCAACTCGTTACCCAAAAGATACAGCTATCCACTAAACCGCTACTTCGGAATTACTCTTCAAGCAACATCTATGGCGCTTATATATCCGATGTACTGTCTCTGACAGATCGTTTAACGACTATCGTGAGCTTGCGCTTGGATCATTATAACAGCCGTGGTCAATTGAACTTAAATACAAATGTAAGAGAGGCTAACTTTAAGCAAACGGCGCTTTCACCCAAGTTTGGGGTCGTATATCAAGTTCTTAAAGATAAATTATCGGCCTATGGTAACTATATGAATAGCTTTAGCTATGTGCCTCCAGCTGATAATGAGTTAAGTCAATATCCTAATGAGATGAAGCCCCAGTTGGCCAATCAATGGGAAGCTGGGATCAAAACCAATTTCTGGAATAACCGTTTTAATTTTACGGCTTCTTATTACGATATTGTCGTGAATAATATGACCCGTATGGAGTCCATTGTCTATGAAGGTGATAAATATAATATAACTTTTCAGGATGGGGAACAACGCAGCAAAGGTGTTGAGCTGGAGCTGATTACCAATCCGATCAAAGGCTTGAATATTCTTACGGGCTATACCTATAATGATAGTCGGTATCAACGGGCGGATTCTACGGTAGAAGGGCGCCGTCCTGCTTCTGCAGGTCCTGCACAAGTTTTTAACTCCTGGGTCAGCTATGTGTTACAGACTCCAAGATTACAGGGACTGGGTTTTGGATTTGGTGTCAATCACGTTGGAAAGCAGGTTTCGGCTGATAATTCTACAACAGGAAAATTTGTATTCCCAGCTTATACCTTACTTAATGCTTCGATCTCTCTTGAACGTGATTTCTATCGTTTTGGTGTCAAGATGAACAACATCAGCAATGCACATTATTTTTCTGGACAAGGAGTGGTTGTCGCCCAAATGCCCAGGAATTTTGCTGCCGAGCTGAGTCTCAAATTCTAG